From Phaenicophaeus curvirostris isolate KB17595 chromosome 2, BPBGC_Pcur_1.0, whole genome shotgun sequence:
aataacgaTACCAATTGCTACTATTCTTATTATTATCATTACTGTTATTTAAAAACCCATAAAACCAATAATAAAGAAATGGACTAATAAGTagaaaattaattgcaaatgtgaaaaaataacagaaagtaTAATaccacaaaaaggaaaaaaatatcgaCGGGAATTTTATACTCAGAACAGATAAATcggtatttttttaaaccaagtCGCCTATCGAGGGAAATAAAGCTTCCGTCAACGAACTGAAATaattagcaggagatgaaaCAAACGTCCCAATTAACAGCCTCTAGTATATACGTTCAAAACGAACCCACGTGATTTTCGTAGAGAGTTTGTCTTTAAATACTCCCGGCGGTGGAGGAGTTATAATGTTAATAATTCCTAGTGGAGATTTCTGCCTCTCTGCGTTATCTCTAAGCTGCTCGGTGAGATGGATGCTGTTAGCACATTTTTCTATCGGAGAAGCCGCGATTCCTGCCCTATCCCGTCGCATCCCGATCCCtagctggggcggggggggatgAAAAGCGGAGAGTGcactctaaatcttccctggcgATTTCCAGCGAGCACGAGTGCAAATCACAAGTtggggaaaaattatttccagtttATAATCGCGATGTACGGGCTGGGGCCGGGAGGGAAGGATCTGGGAGAGGGGGATGTTGGACGGGGACGCATCGAATACTGCGacggggggtccgggggggctCAGAGACCCAGGCGGGACgcggggggacagggagggtcTGCCTGAGCTATGGGCAGCGGGAAGGCAACCCCAGGCACCGCAGCCTCCAACCCTGAAGTCCTCATTCGGGGCCGgggaataataaaaatatttaaaatatccaACGAGGTAACCCTTCTCTGAAGGTGGGGGGACCCGTACCGAGCCCCTTAGCCTCCCGCTCCTCTCCCGCTCGCCGAgcagcccccgccgcccctCCCTGCCGCCCCGGGGGTGCCCCCCCCGTCCCCGCTCGGGTCTTACCTTCTCTCCCGGGCTGCTTGAAGGCCATCGCCGCGGCCAGGTCGCCTCCGTGCAGCGCCGCGCCGGGCCCGTGGTGAGCCAGGGGGCTGCCCTGCGGCTGCCAGGGGTGTCCCGGGGGGATGTAGCCGCCGGCCGGGCCGCCGTACACGCCGTGCTGGGTGGAGGGGGGGTAGGCACAAGCCGGGAGGAAGCTGCCCACCGAGGAGAGACCCGGGGAGGGCTGGGGAACAGAGAGACGTGGAGAGTACACGGGGAAGAACCTCTGTGCGGGGAGGGGGCGCCGCCGAACCGCAACGGGGGCTTAAAACAACCCGCCCGACGCCGGCGGTCGGGGATGCCCCGTCGAGGAGGTGCGGGTCCGGCTGCCCGGGCGGAGCGGGAATGGAAGCAAGGACAGGAGGCGTCCCCGTCCTCTTCCCCGCGCCTCggcccctcctgccctcctctcGTCCCCACCTGCCCCCCTTCCTTGTCCCTTCCtgtcccccctctttgtcccctctttcccccatccctcccctaACCCTTCcatcgccccccccccccgcccagcCCTTACCTGCGGGTATTTGATGTCTCCTTCCATGGCAGCCTTGTCGATGCCGTTGATGGCCTGGGCCGGAGGGAAGGCTGTCCTGTTCACGCTGGGCCAATCTTCCATTTTGGAGGGGTAGGCAGACCCCTCCGTGCCAGCCAGAGCCCCTGGGGAGAGAGAGCGGCAGCTCCGTCAGGTTAGCAATCGCTCCCCCGGACCCGGTCCGGCCCGGCCCGAGCAGATTTTGTCCCCCGGAGCAAGGATTGGGGTGAAACGGGGGAAAACCCGGGGTTCGCAAGTGCCTGTCCATATAAACCAGATGGGGGGACACAGATCCGCCTCGCATCCCACTCTTCGCCAGTATCCCGGGGACATAGTATCCCCCGACGGGGCGTCCTGGGAGAGGCTCAGGACGGCTGAAATTAAGTGTATTCAGGTTTGATACCCCACCAGGAGGAAAAGCTGCCGCCCCCACCCCCGCCCAAACCTAGACCCTCGACCCGGCTTTTTGCCCCCCCTCGTCATTTCCACCTTCCAAATAATTTAGGAGGCCAAATTTCTCTTCTGACGAAGGAGATTTATAAAAGTGACATCggaattttaaagataaatgatTGCACGCAGGGAAACGCATGCGGTTGATTTACTCGGGCTTTTGGAAGGATAAAAGGACTCGCCCCCCCTCATCCCCACCACGTCCCGTTCTCCTCCCGGAGTCGGCGTTCCCCTCGCCTCCTGCTTTTCCTCAGAATCCCGGGCACAACACACTCCTccattcctccttctcctcggcttgttttttaagaaaaccaGGGCGGTTTCTCGGGGGGATCCCGGAGAGCGCCGTGCCCTTCTTCCGAGGAGGCTTGCttgccttcctcttctccttgccCCTTCCGACTCTCTCCCGGgttgtttctcctcctttttagcctctttcattttttttctcttctttttgtccctttttcctctctcctggaTTGTTTCTGCCCCCTTTTAGCcccctttccattttttccccgCTTTGCAAAGGCAGATTCAGGACTCCGAATTTGCGGTCGGCAATCTATCATccctaagaaaatattttccacatttttcatAAAAAGTTCAAGATGTCTGAGCCTCGCTGCATCTGGCCCTACCACCCTGTCCTGCCGGAGTGGGGTGCGGGGATAAAAATCACACACacgcccccccaaaaaagacgGGTGGGGAGGTCAAAAGAGCCGCTTGTTGGGAGGGGGCGATGGAACACCTTGAACACCTGAGGCTtcgagagttggggttgttcagcttggagaagagaagactcaggAAAGACCTTATTGaggcctttcaatacttagaGGGGGTTTATAAGGAAGATGGGAAAACTTTTTAGCGGGGCCGgtagcaataggacaaaggttttaaattgaaagaggagagatttagactaggtgCTAGGAAGAATTTTGTTAGGCTGAGGGTAGTGAAACGCTGGCACGGGTTGAAAGTGGTAAATGGCtggagaggtggtagatgccccatccccggcaacattcaaggtcaggttggatgggtctctgagcagcctgatctggttgaagatgtccctgttcagagcaggggagttggaccgGGTGACCTTCACGGTCCCTCgcaacccgaaccattctatgatcccgTGATCCCTGCGCGGGGCTCCGGCGGGGCGGGATGCCGGGATTCGGTACCCACCCGTCTGCTCCACGAAGGTGCGGATGCCCAGGATGTTGGTGACGGAGTGCGCCGAGGGCCAGGAGCGGGGCAGGCTGACGTGGGCCGCCGCCACGGGTCCCGCCGGGTGTGCCCCCCCCATCTTGGCGGCCGGCGAGGCCACGGGGCCGGGGTAGGGGTACTGGTAGATGTGGTTGTAGGGCAGGGCGGGCTGGGGGGGCGGCTGCTTGCCGCCGTCGAAGGGGCCgggctgggagaggctgccGATTTTGTTCCTCAGGATCCTGCTGATGGAGCTGACCGAGGGCACGTTGTACTTGTCGCAGACGCCGTCCGCCAGCAGCCGGTCGCGGATCTCCCAGGCGAAGATCCCGGGGTCTCCCTGCTTGTAGTCTCGGATGTGCTTGACCACGTTGGGGGTGGTGACCCGCGGCTTGCTGCCGCCGATGGCCCCGGGCAGGATGGAGCCGGTCTCGTTGTAGCGGGCCAGGATCTTGCTGACGCAGCCGTGCGAGACGCGGAGCTGGCGGCTGATGTCGCAGGGCCGGATGCCGAGCTGGGCCAGCTCCACGATCCGCAGCCGGATGGCGTTGGGCAGCGGCCGCCCGTTCACGAACACTCCTCCCAGCTGGTTCACCTCCCCGTAGGTGTGCTCTGCGGCAGACGGAGCGGCTCAGCGCGGGGCACCCCCCGGGACGCGGCCGGGAGGCAagggggggcgggagggggacggggctgcagtggggaaggagaaaggaaaagggggagaaaggaaaaagaagggggagaaaggggggaaaagggagagaaaggaaaaaagtgagggagaaagggaaaaaggggagaaaaaggggagagagaggaaaaaatgagtgaaaaggaaaaaaggggagaaagaaaaagggagaaagggagggggaaaggagaaagggaaaaggggggagaaagaaaaaagggagaaagaaaaggggagaaagaaaaaagagagaaatgaaaaagagattgagaaagaaaagggggagaaagcaaaagggaagaaagaaaaaaggaagaaaggagaaagagagtgaaaaagaaaaaaagagtgagaaaaaagagggagaaaggaagaagagagtaggaaagaaaagggagcaGAGAAAAGGGGGacgaaaggaaaggaaaggaaaggaaaggaaaggaaaggaaaggaaaggaaaggaaaggaaaggaaaggaaaggaaaggaaaggaaaggaaaggaaaggaaaggaaaggaaaggaaaggaaaggaaaggaaaggaaaggaaaggaaaggaaaggaaaggaaaggaaaatgtgaaaagagggagaaaaaaggagaaataagtaaaaggcaaaagataaaggagaggaaaaggagaacaggagagaaaagggaaaagaaaaaacaaagagggagaaagaggagaaataaagaaaaggcgAAAGGTAAGggtaaaaagagagaaacaaagaaaaaaaaaaaaaacaaaaaaaaaagccaaaaaggagagaaacaacGAGAACGGGAGAAAGAATCGAAAGAAGAGACCAGAGcgaaagagaaggaagggagcggggaggaaggggggagcCGAGAGCCTTCCCCGCCGGACACGTCGTGCCGGACCCCCGCCCGCTCCCTGCCCGGCTCGGGCCGCAGCGACGGGTCCGCGTGGGCGCCCCCCGCCCGGTGCCCACCCCCGCCTCGCCCGAGAGAGCCCGTCCCGGCGCCctccccgcggccgccgcgctTACCCATCGCCTGCCCGCCGAGCCCCGGCCgcagcgccgccgcccgcccggcaTAGAGCGGCCCGGGGAGCGGCGCAGGGcggcccggcggggcgggggtgTCCTGGCGGCGCCGGGCCGGTTCCCCCGCTCGCGGGGAGCCCCCGCCGCTACTTGGGATCAATTTGACGTGGGAAACACGTCAATCTCGGCCGTCACGGTGGAGGCGCCGCCGCGGGCCGCCCATTGGCTCCCGCTCCGCTCCTAAATGGCCgcggccgccgctccccgccgcggggaggggggggtaaCGGGGAGGGACGGCGCCTCCgcacccccccctccctccccgcgcGGGGCCGGCGCCCCGACAAGGCCCGGGCTGCCCGCTCCGTCCCCAAGGgacgcccccccaccccccccccccagtccacGCACCGGGCGCTACACCGGGTGGCGAGGGGGAGCGTGGGGCTCCGccggccgccccctccccgcatCGTTCCCATGCGAGACGGCGACACGCGGGGCGGGGCACCTGCCCCGGCTCCAGCCCCGACGGCCGCCGCGGGGCCCGGAGCATCGCCTGGTCCTTGGTGGGGAGCCGGGGGGCTGCTTGTGGTCTCGGAGGGAGCCGCCGGCGCGGGGCTTCGCTCGGCACCGCGGCCGGCTTCTCCTGCAAACGCGCTGCGGCGAAATCTGCGGGTTTCTGACCCCGGTAATAACGCACGAACGCAGCTTCTTAAAACGCGGACGGCGCAAGGGTTCGGGGGATTTCTGCGTGTTTCGTCTCCTCGGTAAAAGGCGGATGGGAAGATGGTAAACGACTGAAAGGatgaggggaggaggagggggaaacgCAGCCGCGGGCATCGCCTCCTCTGCCGCATCGAAAACCCGCTCCTCTCGGGTTTTAAACCAGGGGTACCGCGTGGAGAGGAGGGCGGCGGCCCCGGGCAGCCCGGGGGGGCAGCGTCCACCGCCCCGGGGTCCCGCTTCCTCGCCGGTAGCTCGGGCAGCGGCGGGAGGGAGAGGCGAACGGCGTCCGTGAGGCGACAGACCCGGGGACGAGGCCCCGCGCAATgcccacccccccatcccctcctctctcccgcccccctcccctcgAGGATGTGGGATTAAACTCCAGGGTCGGGACAGACGGGGCAGCCTGAGCGTTGGAAATCGGTCGTcgggaaaagagagaggatcgattaaaaagcagctgagagTCGCAAAGGGATGAATGTCCCGCCTTTGCCTTCCCCTCACCCCGGCTCCCCCGGCTCCAGCCCCCGGGGAGCTCCGTGGGGATGAGTTTTCCGTCCTCAGCCTCGGAGGGGCCGCGCGGGAGCGGCTGCGGGCATCCTGCGGGAAGGAGGCAATCGAAAGGCGGCCGAGAAAACCAGGTGTCTTTCTCCCTGCCCTGGTAACCCGACGGGACGATTTTTTCGGGGCGTACGGGGGTCTCCTCCCACCCGCAGAAGAGCATTTCCCCTCCAGGGACCTCGCCCAGCCTGGACTCGCCACCAGCTCCAGCCCGTCCAGGACCGAGCAGAgctgcccctggctgaggggagggagaaggctGCCTGGGAACGGCCGGGCAGGGGTTCCTGAAGCCCCTCTGCCTCTCCCCGTGGCTCCCCTCTTTCCCTAGGCGttcaaatggaaaaatgcaACCACCTTGCAGCAGAAGGACACCTGCTGCGGGAGAGCTCCGCGCCTCCCAACCGCGTCCTCCCGCGGCTCTTCCCCGCTCCCGCCGGGGCAGCCCCTGACCCTCTCCCCCGGGGGCTCGTCCGAGCCCCCGGGGGAGAGGGTCAGGGGCTGCCCCGGCGTTCTCCGCCTCCGCAGGCTTCGAGCCAGAAAGGCCTAGAGGATTTCGACAGGGAGATGCGGCCGCGGAGGCTGCGCGGCTGCTTTGTGCCGGCGGGAGAGGCGCAGGAGTGCGTGCGCGCAAATAGCGgggaagcaaaaggaagaagaagaagaaagggagaagaaaacaaagagggaagaggagaagaaaacgaagaagggaaggaataataaa
This genomic window contains:
- the PAX1 gene encoding paired box protein Pax-1, yielding MGGWALRGASSPGLSPHGRRSPLPPAAARATGEEAGPRGGGRCPPGLPGAAALLSTRYPWFKTREERVFDAAEEAMPAAAFPPPPPLILSVVYHLPIRLLPRRRNTQKSPEPLRRPRFKKLRSCVITGVRNPQISPQRVCRRSRPRCRAKPRAGGSLRDHKQPPGSPPRTRRCSGPRGGRRGWSRGSSGGGSPRAGEPARRRQDTPAPPGRPAPLPGPLYAGRAAALRPGLGGQAMGKRGGRGEGAGTGSLGRGGGGHRAGGAHADPSLRPEPGRERAGVRHDVSEHTYGEVNQLGGVFVNGRPLPNAIRLRIVELAQLGIRPCDISRQLRVSHGCVSKILARYNETGSILPGAIGGSKPRVTTPNVVKHIRDYKQGDPGIFAWEIRDRLLADGVCDKYNVPSVSSISRILRNKIGSLSQPGPFDGGKQPPPQPALPYNHIYQYPYPGPVASPAAKMGGAHPAGPVAAAHVSLPRSWPSAHSVTNILGIRTFVEQTGALAGTEGSAYPSKMEDWPSVNRTAFPPAQAINGIDKAAMEGDIKYPQPSPGLSSVGSFLPACAYPPSTQHGVYGGPAGGYIPPGHPWQPQGSPLAHHGPGAALHGGDLAAAMAFKQPGREVADRKPASPVGKSPDPLNTIHGLSIPASSS